The Styela clava chromosome 3, kaStyClav1.hap1.2, whole genome shotgun sequence genome includes the window TTCTACCCTTGGCGCAAGCTGGATCCATTTATAGGACTGTACACCATACAATTGCTTGAAATTTGTGCGCAATATACGTGGATTGTCCTATaaagtttgaatttttgaaatggtCCGTTTCCTCAGTATTCTTAATTGTAGTTCTAATGCTTCTTGACTGTTTTATCGCGAGGTGATTGACAAAAACCAATTACAGTTGTAAATCGTTCTGCAGAGTTTGACGAAGACTGATCTAGTCTAGTGCACATATGACATTTATCTCGGTTCAAGGCCAAGTATATGATCAAATAGATtcgtttataattttttaatccaCGGCATAAGACGTCCGTTCTTATCGTTTTTGGGTGTGGGAGTGTAATCGGTAGTATTAGGTGCATCCAAACGTAAAATTGAAGCTTATACCAACCCAATAGCAATTTTGTGGCTTTCAATTCAAGAGTTGCGAATAATGTGCTATAGATAAAACTTATGAGCTTAGTTTTAGGCTTAAGTTAAGTTCAGAATACAGGCTAAGACGTTGACTGCTAACCTGTAAAGGGCTCAGCTTCCTGACTAAAAAGCTTTCACATAAAATACCCGGAAACGACAATGCTTTATATCTACTCAAGTATGATACAAAGGTTTATATTCCTTTATCATGCTTGCCCAAGTTAACACTTTTGAAAGCATTGAGATAAATGAATTTGGCGCCACTGTAATTATACCTTGAAGAGCAACCATTTTTAATTAACGTTTTCAACACGCAAATTATACTAGCCACAAGGTTTCATTACCAAGGTATTATTTTGTTCAAAGCGTGTTAGTCCTAGAAATACTTTGTTAAGTTTTCCTGTTCATATTCATAAAATTGGTTTTACACTATATATCATTGGTCCTTCTGCTAAATATAACATATAACTCTATATTATAGTAATTATATAACTTTCTGTGTTGAGTAATAGTCGGAGTCAACTTTCATTGACTGTTGGTAAGTTAAGTCAGTCAATAGTCCTAGAGCTATATTATCCCAAATAATGACGCCTaggaaatatataattttgttaaaaaataacgcttttCTCTTTTAAGAGTCTGCGTTTGACTGATATATTTAGTTTTCAGACATACTTTGCGACAGTAAATTAATAATAGATTTTCTCTTGTCTCGCCTACACtctattttttcaaatcatgtAAAATCAAAGTTATTGATCTTATTGTTCAATAGTACAATATACTAATGTATAAATATAAGACCTCTTTTTTGAACTGGTCGAATATACCCAAGCTATTAAGTAAACTAGCATTGACCACAATGAACGcgatttttgaaatattgcttCATAAGAGAGTACGTAATTTGTAATTTGACTTATGTTTATTGATAGGAACAGTGAAAAAGCATTATTTCTGGAATAATAAAAACTTTTAATCAGCGATTCCCAtgtaaaatatttcgaaaagacgtttttacaaaaaaaaattgtttaaatttttttcatagtACTATTGATTTCCGAATAGATTTTTAGCATGTACCAAAGTGCTTGTAATACAGACTTGCACAAATGaccaaaaaattcaattttgcttACGAAATAACATATAAATATTTGGGAAATATATTCGAAACCAAAAAACGAGTTAACCTTTAAAGATTCAGGATGCCATAAATcaacttcaaaatacgattttaataacttttctcaaaatatttatcaatggGGTCAAAGGCGTTTGAATCCTCTAACTAATGCTCTGGTTTTACTTTAGTattatatagattttatttatCACAAGAAATTCCTAGtatattttgacttttattgtCAGTAAACGTAATAAATCATTAAAATGACTAGACGTATCAGAAAACGCCTAATAATTACAATTTCATAAATCACAGCGAAACAACTGACCGATCAATGACGACTAATCAGTCTTATGCTACATGTCAAAATTGCAAACTGTAAAAACATATTAATTAAGCTAAAATTGCTTTACTGATGATGAAATAACAGGCTTTTTAACGCACGCTAGCTATAACATAAAACTGGTTATTTCCAAACTTAAAAACCTTTAGGAATACAATTTTAAAGATTGTTTTGTGGTTTGCTAAAACGTTTATTTAAACTACACTTCAAGTTCACATTCAGACTGCCTCAGGATCGTGTTTTCCCTAAAATTGAGATTTACTTTTTTGTAATTGCAGAAATTCATTTACGACACAAACTCGCTAACGAAACATCTGGTATATTTCACCTAGATATCAATGATAAACAAAATTGTAgcatcttatatatatttttatttttttcgattCAAAACTTGTAAGATGTTCAAGTACATACAGTTGGGACTTGAAATGAACAAAGCAATGTCATATAAATGATATGTGAATCAAACAGGGTAAATTTTTACGTAGAATGCCTCACTTCATCAATTCAAAATCCACCTCTTTAGAGTAATATACTACTAAATTTGGCGGCTGGAACTTTCCTATACTAAAGAATTTTTGGTTGGACAATGTGCCCTGAAATATACGAAATTCAAGCAGAAGATTTGATTGAATGCTAAAATTGTCTAATCTGAACAATTGGGCTATTTTTCTTAGCTTTCTTCTATAAACTTTTTCAAGTCAactataaattcattttatcccTTAATCTAagctaaaatttattttaaaatacagccTTTAACCTGCTATAAAACGTTCTGATATGACGATATTCGCTTTCCGGTTATAACTAATAATACATCTAAAAGTTCATACCGTTTCGTTCGTTTTTCACTGTTGAGAACAAAGTTTAGCCTGAGCCTATTCGTGCGGCAGACAAAAGGAAGTCTAATCTATTTGGCGTCGACAAACATCTTAGATCGAAAAATGTGTCGAACGACTCACGTTCTGACCGAGAGGACACGCACTTTGACTATATCAGTCAAGTGGAAAAAGAGTCGCGTAAAAATAGGAAATGATGTTTTTCTTGCTCGATTACTGGGATATAACCCGTGACTTCAGATGTCTTCCtactgaaaaaataacaaaatgaacTGGTATATATTATCTATACAAACTTTGAAGCAATGTTAAATCCAAACATCTTATTATCCTCTGATCACTTGCTGTCATGCACTGCTGCTTTCAAGTAGGTAAAATTAAATTCAGCTCGTTTTTATTCCAAAAAcgaaactaatttaaaaaataaagattttaaaACTGAATTACTGTAGATATCTTTTTATTGAATCCTTGATCAATACACCATGCCCTCGTAAATCAGTAGTTAAAAATGGTAGTTGACTGGCCCATTTTCCTTACAGATAATAAATATTACAGTCGACGCCAAATTAGTTTCTCATAATGGTTTCGCAATAAGAACTAGACGTCTAACCAAGcagcaataaaaattatttcaaaattttcaaaaaagagGTCAGGGCAAAAGGAGTTCATGGTCTCATTTATAGTAGATGACACATTGAAATGTAGCCCAAGTAAATCTAATTGTATTTCTAATTTCATAAACTCGAAATGTCATAAAATGTTTACTcgatataatttatttattttatgaaatttgttaATTAAAAACGCAATTTCCTCATAAATTTGGATAATAGTCTGTTTATTATCACCAATTTCAAATAGTTTGCTTTAAATACTCATTTGCAAAGATAAACTATAATGATTTTTTCAGTCGTTAATAAAGTAAACCTCTCCTGTGATCATTTCTAGCAAGCTGCTATATTGTAATATTCTGCCTACTACTTGTTCCATATATACTACTTACTAACATTCAAGCCCAGTTATATGTTATGATCACATATTCGTACGATTACTATTTTTTGCTCTGCCCGCATACAAATCGAATGAATAGAAATAATTTCGTCATATCTCAAACATAACCTCTTATAAGAAAATAATACGCGAATtgactattattattattatacggTCGCTAAGTTCACCAATCCATCATTCGTCGAGTAGCACTTTTAAAAAGAAGCACAAAATGCGAATGTTTTTTTATGGTAATTTTCACACATGAGTATGAATGAATAATcttgtaaaaattgtattttgacCGAAATATTTTAAGACCTAAAAATTGTTATGCAATTTACGATCTGTTCAATGTATATTGTGAGGAAATTTTTGTTCCCAGTTTTGACATTTATTCACAATCttaagaaaaaaaagaaaatttttgtagctttttaaagtttttgtAAAAACGACGATGATAGACCATTGGATATGGGTATTTGGAACtactttttataaatataaaattattgaaccTTAAAAAATTGATGACTGTGCGACGTGAATTCGCATAGCAGATCATGTTAATGTTTATGAATAGACTTTAACTTTCCTGTCTtttattgatagaagaggaACGATAACTCGTTAAACAGATGCCAGCTTTACGAcaaactattttataatatttttcgaTTATGTGTGCTATTCGGCATAACATTCATACATTTACcaaattataaatttgtttcTCTCTATTTATAAAGCAGATTTacgtatatttattatttaaacaaaGCGAAATAACGTAATcgacattttaataaaaaaaaaaataaaaaatcgttTTGAATTGAAGCCAACATTATTCAGCGTTTCTGTAACAATGACGAACCATAATACTATAAAGTTACCAATATTTTCCACAGTAATGactgatatttttttaaatatagtcAACAATTGCCGAAGAATGACTCCGCAAAACGTGGAGCTATTGAATGAAACAAAGCAAACTCAGATTTTACTCTATATTTAAACctcataaatataatttatgcttgaagaatatatatattgtaacgTTATCAGCGATTTTTCCACATAATAGTTTACATCACAAAATTCAAGTTCCTAACTATAAATGACTATAATGGTCGTAACGAATAAACGGTAGCAAAAATGCTACCTTTCTTCATATATGTCAGATTAAATACCTCGCGAACTAAAACAGCTACTACTAACCTCtatatatacttatttaatGCTGGGACCCGATCGCATGACTTGGTTACTTATCGACGAAATGCTTCACTGGGTCCGCTGTGTCTACATTCACCCCATTAGTATAATTTATCCCAAAAGAGACTAAGCTTCCACCCCAGAAAGGCAAAACGtgatttttatcattatatttAGCCTCATTGTAACTAGAAGCGAAACATATTCACTGGGGTTGTTTTGATTTGagaactttcaaaaatatagttATTGCGATTCGCTTTTGatgtaatttaaaatactgtGTGTGATGCATGTATTAAAATGCATGTAAATTTTATGAGTATTTTCAAAAAGAGGTTATTTTTTGGGCGCCTTGTCGTGCGAAACATCACTTGAAAAATCTTCCGAGATTACAATGTAAATACTAACACTTGACAAATGTGGTATGGGTATAACCTATTTTTGCAtattagaataatatttttgactaAGTGtttatatatacagggtgtctcaaaacgTATACtaacttttgagacaccctgtatattatatatatgtattacaCAGAAAAAGAAAACCAAATTATtacacaaattaaaaacactCTCAAAGTTTCATGTAGCTAGAATATGTATCCCACCAGAATTGATTTTATGATATAACGGgtacaaataaaacaaaaggaAAAAGTaagttcaatttaaaatctTTTCAATGGTATGTTTCACATATTCATCCTCAACAAATGTGCTTATAAATACAAGCAGTAAACTAGATTCGGAAAGTTACTGACTTTTGAATTTTGTTACTCATGTTTAGAGagtattattttagttttattacgagttcggggactagccaagtctatctcccgtagtatttgtacctgaaattatggcctaaccctaacctggtacacatcttacgttccggtgtccgccatcttggttcacatacttcgggagtaccataaaattaatattagaaCTCAAATATTCTATAAACAATAAACATATTAATACCTTGTTTGTTATACCTCATTCCAAATCCAATCAATGCGTCAACTACGTAATACACGAACGAGTCCTTTTCATTTACATTGTGTCGATATTGCGAACAGCATGTATCTGAAAATAAGAGTAATAAAAATCACGGACCGTGGTTCTAGTCTTGGTTTTTGACCCCATTATTTTTCAATACCTTAATAACCAGTAAAAATTATTCACTCACCGGCATGATCTGAATACCTGGTAATGCTGGCAAAGTTATTGCGACTGCATAAGTCTCTTCTAAATACAACGACTAATACATTTATAGATGAaatgttttcttattttatttatatatatatatttcatatatatttcgCTTACAACAGTCAAAACTCGGCACAGTGATTTACTGATTCATATGCTTTGTTTAATGCTTGGGTATGTTtcttcaataaattttattgttgagCAAACTGACTTTTCCATTTCgatacaaaaaatcaaaatcgaCATAGGGCTAGTCTACTTTGCCTACTTGCGAAAAAGTGAAACCTCAACATACCATGAGCGACATCTGCCGGCTGTACAAACTCTGTGTAGAAAACAACATCATCTTAATTTTGAACATCTATTCAGAAAATGAAACTTCAAGTAACAGTTTTATGATAAAATCGAGTCACGTATTTTATACTTGGTCAAATGGTTTTCTAATTCAattgaaaaatcataaaattaccATGCATATACTTGTAAAGCAAACGTTAAAAGCAACAATTGTAGTATTTTTAGAAGGAATACGCCTtcaaaaaaggaaataaaaacCTTGTGGCAAACGTATTGCGCGGGGCCCAGGCAGGAATTATaagaataataattaaaatttagaaTTTCGTAATAGAGagtaaattataattatattttagtatttttaaaCTGAgtttaaaattacaataaaaataactttgtgTGTGCAGAATAAGAACACACAATATAcatgtttattataatttataatggtgaaatttattaatttgttaAACCTACAATTAGCGCGGGTCCTATGGAAGTATTTGGTCCACAGCGGCCACCGGCCTTGACCATAATGTcttatttggaatatttttctcaatttgaaAGTGCTTTATATAAACTGCATAtcataaaaaatgaagaatatggCATTGGGGGTCATCGcgatgcaaaaaaaaaatacataaaatgtaataaaatgtacaGAATAGTGAATGAAATAACTGTTCTTGCATATGCTTCTCAAAGGAAAGTTTCTCATTTGTAAAAACGTTAATTAAAAGAGGGTCAACATATTGTTCGATCTCCACagaaattgttattataagATTACAAATCGATACATATTTATACTTCAAAGTGTTAGAAGCATCAATAAAACGTTAACTTTTTAAGTTTTCAAATGCTTGTTTACAAATTAAACAACATAAGTTAGAGTGCTATATTGTTGCTTCTTCTGCTTTTCTTGCGAGAAGAAAAACACAAACACCACagaataattgcaaaaatgatgAGGCCGAGCAGAACGACGGGTACAACTATTGTTGCTGTTCGTTTTGGGCGAGATCTACATCCGGTACCGCTTTTTAGCCTGAAAATGTgatgatacatatatataacaaattaaaGCATGTTGTCGGTTTTTGTGTTCATATCCATTACATTCCAGTTTTTTAAGTTTTCTTCCATCTACATAGTAGACAAAACTATCTCTCAAAATAATCTTATTTTCTATTGTGAAAAGGCCTAAAAGCGATGCGTTTATTTCAGCACAATAAAAATACTCCCACAAGGAATTTTAAGTCGGATCGCTTACGAGAATCGTTGAATTGTTGAATCGGGTGAATGCCAAGACTACAGAATGgtgatttgttttttttaattagcaacaacaataaaataaaaaatagagcGACATCAACCATacggttcaattgcagaatatCTAATTCATATTGTTTCGGAAAACAATTATCGACAGAATGTCAACACAGAACATATTGTCTTTAACCTGTTTGTGCTAAACCAATTCTAATAAAGATTACTGGTTGTACAAAGATCACAACGTATGTTTATTCGACGTCAAGTCAGAGATACAGGATTGCTCATATCACGTATTATTACTATATTAGTTTCTAACGTCTTTTACACAAAGCTTAGCTCACATCATGCGATGACTCGTGGTTTAAAACGGATAATGCATTTCCTTGCAAATTTGGCACGGCCTCACTTCATAATATTTACGACCGAGACAAACCGAACAAGATTTGGACATATCAGACTGCAGGCGATGCAGCCATGGCTCATTCAAAACGATATGCACAGCAACACCTATAAGACAGGAGAATTGTGTGCTTCAGACAATTCCTACATATCTTCTTTTAGCTTCTGTTTGGATTAGGTTGACAAAacacacaaaagaaaaaaagtaagAAGTAAATACGAACCCGTCGCCGTAGTGATGTTCATCACATTGACACTTGAATCCATCAGAAGGGTTTTCAAACGGAACACAATTTGCCATGAAATCACAGTCGCTTATAATTGGACAACCAGAACAACCGGTCCCTGCAAACAATATAACACTTTTTAGGAATAGAACAAGATTCAATATTTATCCATTATGGGGGATCCTATAAGACAAATCAATCATATGgcgcccggttaccagtccatctCGGGTATCGATATAGTAACGCAGACCAGCTGAGACGTGAACCAATTTACTTGAACATAATTTTTCCCTACGAAATTCGAACCCCACAAAATCGCGAGCATATTTCTAACGCCAAGAACTATGCGCCACCTCCGATCCGATGTACATTAagccaaataaataatatttgtttttataccGTTATATGCCCGGCTTATTCCGTTCCCTACTAATCCACTTGAACATGAACATGTCATGGCGTTGGTTTTTTCATCAGAAACACAGAAAGCATTCTCTTCACAATAGTACGGATTTTGTTGACATAGTTTTCCTTGGAGAAATTTCTCTGCAAAAGTTAAAATTTATAGATATTGTAACCAGAGATATAATTTTCAATCTGTCGCGTTCAAAATATCTTACTTCACTATAACGAAGAATGATCGGtctttgtttaaaataaatcatgatttaATGTCTGTCCAATTAAATTACCATCTGCGTACGattgtttcaaaattcaaaGAAAACTCACAGCACACTCAGAGAAATTACGAGCGACTCGATATTGAACTTGTGTTACATTTTTAGCTATATATAGGATCTTGGTGAGGGTGTAACGTAGGCGTAACGTAAAGTGATTTCGACAAGCTAAATTTACGGTATATATTATCAGAAGACTTTTTGTTACCGTGTCTATTTAACATCGTAGAAGAATTATCTGCATTGACGGTGCTTTCGGAATTTAGATTTGTATCTGTCTGTGGTGATGTATTCACTGTGACTTCTGTGATTGGTAGTTTTGTGACTTTATGAATCTTTTGAATTTGTTTTGCTGCCAACACCGCTCCCGTGGTTTTCTGCGTCGATGACGGCATGTCGTAATCAGAACTTTCCTTGGGAACGCAAACGGTTTCTGGAACAACTACTTCGTCAACCACGTTAATAATAGTACATTTGGAATCGGCATCGCACTTTGTCCACTTTTCATCACACGGATTGAATTCTGTAATATTGtgtcattattatttttatttggaacATATGACATTAAGACACTTATGAAGTATGCTATAAAATGATGAGCAATTCATGAAAACAATTTGGTTCGTACTAATTCtaaattttcatacattttTGAGTCACATTGACTAATTTGGTAACTAAATCATATTGTACGATGACGTAAGGATTTAGTTGTCAGAGGCAAATAGCTGAGTAACATACACTGCAATCGTGATCTGACATATTTCTGTATGAATACATAATACAAAATTGTAGGATTTTAATTCTTGACATGGTTACaatcaaattcaataaaaagtttTGCATTCTTGGAAGTTTATGCACAGTACCCGATGTAGCTCAATAGCAATCAGTTTCTTAATAATGACATAATGTGAACATATAATGTTTTTGGCCAGATAGGCAAATCAACTACACAGAAAAGGCTCTACAAATGCAGTGATTATTTCATACGTTAAAATTAAACTCTGATAATAGCACGAGCCCATTTGattaacaaaacataaaatttgaatattttattttttcttattcaTTCACAGAATACATTCTCCAGTTTTTGAAAGAAGTGTTTGTACATACAGTATGTTAAGCTGTATGTGTAGACAgagtttattaattttttttatgaagtgATGTAATGACGGAAACTTGGATGTAGCTAAAATTTTACTCATTTTAAATGAATCATTTAGCTGTTCATATTCTACTATTTGTAACTCGATTAAAACAAAACCTTGTtgatttgtgttttattttcagtgcAATTATAAATAACTCTTTTCaccaataataattttaaaattaataaaatggcatgaaatttatgttttcaaGTGCCTGTCAAATGGTTTATTATGTAGCCTACATCCTAATATGAGCTTGCCCCATCCATCTCTTGTAACACATTCTGTTACCTGGAACGAAATTCTTCGATACGCCACAAGAACCCATTCCACACTTTTTCCCATTCTCTCCGCTATAATACGCTGCTGCCATCATGAAGTATCTCACATTTGGTAGTAGATTATAAATGGTCGAAACGTGCCTTCTATTATCACGGGAACAAGATCCGTTACCTTCGATTTCTCCTTCAGTTACTTGTTCCTGAATCATTTAAATGTATGACAACAAATGTATGAATGCAAATTAGTGCAATCGACACGATGCTACTTCATGATTTAATTGGTCTGGTTGCTTCAAATTCGAATGGATGGCAAGACGGGGaaggaaaatatttaaaaaagccaataaaaTTGTCCGTTTTCTTGTtatgacaaaatgaaatttagGTTAACAATAATACAACTTACTGTCATTTGAGGATTGTATCCCTCTATTGGTCTCTGGTTGAATCTGATGAGTCGAAATATATCACGTAAAGATTTGTCAGGAGTTGGAGGAATCCATGAAACGGTCACGTTTAAGGTTTGACTCATTTCGTCCAAAATGAATTCTCCCATTTGGAAATCAGTTGGCGCCATCGAAGATACGTTCcattctaaatttatttttaatctttttcGAAGTCAGATATTAATCATTTTATGGCTGTTAAAGATATTGAACTATCCACTTACAGgtttatttttctaatttttacgAAATAAGTCTCAATAAAAAGATAGTAAGAAGGGGAAAAGATTGAAACCAAATGTTGCCTaaactgttaaaaacaaaatatgacGTACGATAACCAAAAATTTGGATATTATCAATGGTTTCAGAATCACTATATATTTAATGTTCCATACAATCTTTAAAACAAAAAACTCATGattaaagaaagtatttgaattcaactatttgaatataataattgTCGGTATCCGTAACTTTGAAAACTAAATTTAGGTCAGATGCTTAACAATTGACCAATAATAACCTAAGGCAGTATTACTCAACTACTTGCAGCAAAGGTTGTACTTTATAAATAGCGATACAGAAAACTACACGGCTACTgttcaaacaaaaaattaaaaagaataaaaattaaagacgaattttttttactaaataaaGTATTATTAGACTTTTAAATAAGAATACCCAAATTCGATCAAAAAGAAAACGCATGCcatcaacaaaataataaaagttctAAATTTCACCCAAAAATTAAGTCAAAATTCTTGTTCTTACCGCAACACTTTTGACCTGCATCTAAAACGTCAATTTTCTTAACTTTTGCGACAGTTTCTGCACAAAACCAATTTGCTTTCACAGCTGCTGTTTCACGATAGCTCAGAAATTgtctttcaataaaaaaatatggatttattttattattatttaaatatgatattttatgtCGATTTCTCCATTTGtgtcaataaaagtaaaaaatcgAACATGTTTTGATATAATCGCCGAATTATCATAAAAAAATCGCTAATAAGAACTTATTTGGGCCAAGCAAGAAGTTTTCGAATTGATTCTCTCATAATTGGATACGTTAAAAGAAATTTGGCATGAACGAGACTTATTCAGaaaattgatataatatttgaaaattactttAAAACATTCAGCTTCtatgtcaaaaaataaaatccttTGTCCATCTTAAACAGATACTGAAAAAGTGTATTACCTTTTATAAGCATAGATTAATagcaaataatttttgttgaatTCCGTTTCATACTTGATACTTTTACGATCCTGGAATGattgaaatatcatatttatgTCATATATTTATACTCTTTCATTAATTAAAGCATTGATAagattttgttaaaattaagTCGATTCTTTCAGAAGTAGTTTTGCaggaatgaaatatataatattaatttttgtacCTACCAACACAatcatatgaatatattttagattATAGTGTTTTGGAAAAATTCCTTATTAATCATATCCATGCATTACAACATTATTTACTAGGATTTTCGTACGTTCGGTAAAGAGTAATAATTCCCAGTCCCTTGATATTTCGTTGAAATCATATCCGTGCTTCCACTACATTTGTAAGGCAATCCATCATAAGAAGCATCCGAATATTTATCGACTGCACAATAAAATTCCTC containing:
- the LOC120341743 gene encoding uncharacterized protein LOC120341743, translated to MTFLLSFLTFYVLIWTYVQCRPCRTSTHILASAKFSIHQTEELEETSGGIKLIRVFNWTVTGIKDSDYDGIVVRLQRPMSRGGLKFIPPYQDCQASTIDLWIRSSNDTLCGFGDNITKTDCNYISAKTLGEEFYCAVDKYSDASYDGLPYKCSGSTDMISTKYQGTGNYYSLPNDRKSIKYETEFNKNYLLLIYAYKRQFLSYRETAAVKANWFCAETVAKVKKIDVLDAGQKCCEWNVSSMAPTDFQMGEFILDEMSQTLNVTVSWIPPTPDKSLRDIFRLIRFNQRPIEGYNPQMTEQVTEGEIEGNGSCSRDNRRHVSTIYNLLPNVRYFMMAAAYYSGENGKKCGMGSCGVSKNFVPEFNPCDEKWTKCDADSKCTIINVVDEVVVPETVCVPKESSDYDMPSSTQKTTGAVLAAKQIQKIHKVTKLPITEVTVNTSPQTDTNLNSESTVNADNSSTMLNRHEKFLQGKLCQQNPYYCEENAFCVSDEKTNAMTCSCSSGLVGNGISRAYNGTGCSGCPIISDCDFMANCVPFENPSDGFKCQCDEHHYGDGLKSGTGCRSRPKRTATIVVPVVLLGLIIFAIILWCLCFSSRKKSRRSNNIAL